A stretch of the Nerophis ophidion isolate RoL-2023_Sa linkage group LG27, RoL_Noph_v1.0, whole genome shotgun sequence genome encodes the following:
- the angptl7 gene encoding angiopoietin-related protein 7 isoform X1 has product MADVNQTAAALLVAFLLVTAAWAQNPKKTPKAPKPPKAQCCDEVRSLKVQVANLTSLVGELSRKQEVDLRSMVRQIIDLDMQNRQQEARVTEAESKYSEINNRVEIMQLQTLQSAPQTTSGEFNAIYDCASLYSKNYKISGEYKLPKDEFLGTPELSVFCDMETNGGAWTLIQRRKVGLTSFNRDWKSYKSGFGSIRGDFWLGNEHIFRLTRRPTVLRIEMEDWEGEKRHAEYGFFTVANELNSYRLFLAKYSGNAGDSLRYHNNTNFSTLHKDNDKCVDDCASLRKGGYWYNCCTDSNLNGVFYRYGEHTKSTDGITWYGWHGPNYSLKKVEMKVRPVDFQP; this is encoded by the exons ATGGCCGACGTCAATCAGACAGCGGCAGCTTTGCTGGTCGCCTTTCTCCTGGTGACGGCCGCATGGGCCCAGAATCCCAAGAAAACGCCAAAAGCGCCCAAGCCCCCCAAGGCGCAGTGCTGTGACGAGGTGCGCTCTCTCAAGGTCCAGGTGGCCAACCTGACCAGCCTGGTCGGGGAGCTGAGTCGCAAGCAGGAGGTGGACCTGAGGAGCATGGTGAGGCAAATCATTGACCTGGACATGCAGAACCGGCAGCAGGAAGCACGGGTCACCGAGGCCGAGAGCAAGTACTCCGAAATCAACAACCGCGTGGAAATCATGCAGCTACAGACCCTGCAGTCGGCGCCCCAGACCACATCAGGTGAGTTCA ACGCCATATACGACTGTGCCTCGCTCTACAGCAAGAACTATAAGATATCCGGCGAGTACAAACTACCAAAAGATGAGTTCCTGGGAACACCTGAGCTCAGC GTGTTCTGCGACATGGAGACAAACGGCGGCGCCTGGACTCTGATCCAGAGACGCAAAGTCGGCCTGACGTCGTTTAACCGCGACTGGAAGTCGTACAAGAGCGGCTTTGGATCCATCCGCGGAGACTTCTGGCTCGGGAACGAGCATATATTTCGTCTGACAAGGCGGCCCACTGTGCTTAGGATCGAGATGGAG GACTGGGAGGGAGAGAAACGCCATGCCGAGTACGGCTTTTTCACCGTGGCCAACGAGCTCAACAGCTACAGGCTTTTCCTCGCCAAGTACAGCGGGAACGCCGGCGACTCCTTGCGCTACCACAACAACACCAACTTCAGCACCCTCCACAAAGACAACGACAAGTGTGTGGATGATTGCGCCTCTCTACGCAAAG GTGGTTACTGGTACAACTGCTGCACCGACTCCAACCTCAATGGCGTTTTCTACCGCTACGGCGAGCACACCAAGAGCACGGACGGCATCACTTGGTATGGATGGCACGGTCCCAACTACTCCCTGAAAAAGGTGGAGATGAAGGTTCGGCCGGTGGATTTCCAGCCGTGA
- the angptl7 gene encoding angiopoietin-related protein 7 isoform X2 yields the protein MADVNQTAAALLVAFLLVTAAWAQNPKKTPKAPKPPKAQCCDEVRSLKVQVANLTSLVGELSRKQEVDLRSMVRQIIDLDMQNRQQEARVTEAESKYSEINNRVEIMQLQTLQSAPQTTSDAIYDCASLYSKNYKISGEYKLPKDEFLGTPELSVFCDMETNGGAWTLIQRRKVGLTSFNRDWKSYKSGFGSIRGDFWLGNEHIFRLTRRPTVLRIEMEDWEGEKRHAEYGFFTVANELNSYRLFLAKYSGNAGDSLRYHNNTNFSTLHKDNDKCVDDCASLRKGGYWYNCCTDSNLNGVFYRYGEHTKSTDGITWYGWHGPNYSLKKVEMKVRPVDFQP from the exons ATGGCCGACGTCAATCAGACAGCGGCAGCTTTGCTGGTCGCCTTTCTCCTGGTGACGGCCGCATGGGCCCAGAATCCCAAGAAAACGCCAAAAGCGCCCAAGCCCCCCAAGGCGCAGTGCTGTGACGAGGTGCGCTCTCTCAAGGTCCAGGTGGCCAACCTGACCAGCCTGGTCGGGGAGCTGAGTCGCAAGCAGGAGGTGGACCTGAGGAGCATGGTGAGGCAAATCATTGACCTGGACATGCAGAACCGGCAGCAGGAAGCACGGGTCACCGAGGCCGAGAGCAAGTACTCCGAAATCAACAACCGCGTGGAAATCATGCAGCTACAGACCCTGCAGTCGGCGCCCCAGACCACATCAG ACGCCATATACGACTGTGCCTCGCTCTACAGCAAGAACTATAAGATATCCGGCGAGTACAAACTACCAAAAGATGAGTTCCTGGGAACACCTGAGCTCAGC GTGTTCTGCGACATGGAGACAAACGGCGGCGCCTGGACTCTGATCCAGAGACGCAAAGTCGGCCTGACGTCGTTTAACCGCGACTGGAAGTCGTACAAGAGCGGCTTTGGATCCATCCGCGGAGACTTCTGGCTCGGGAACGAGCATATATTTCGTCTGACAAGGCGGCCCACTGTGCTTAGGATCGAGATGGAG GACTGGGAGGGAGAGAAACGCCATGCCGAGTACGGCTTTTTCACCGTGGCCAACGAGCTCAACAGCTACAGGCTTTTCCTCGCCAAGTACAGCGGGAACGCCGGCGACTCCTTGCGCTACCACAACAACACCAACTTCAGCACCCTCCACAAAGACAACGACAAGTGTGTGGATGATTGCGCCTCTCTACGCAAAG GTGGTTACTGGTACAACTGCTGCACCGACTCCAACCTCAATGGCGTTTTCTACCGCTACGGCGAGCACACCAAGAGCACGGACGGCATCACTTGGTATGGATGGCACGGTCCCAACTACTCCCTGAAAAAGGTGGAGATGAAGGTTCGGCCGGTGGATTTCCAGCCGTGA